In the genome of Sulfurimonas autotrophica DSM 16294, the window GCAAGTGACAACCTCAGTGTGTTTCTTTTAAGCGGTGTGATATTTTTACTCAGTAGTATTATTTCATTTTCTACAGGAACATCCTGGGGTACTTTTAGTATTATGATACCTATTGCCGTACCGATGGCTGTAGGCATGGATACAGATGTAGCTTTGGCTATAGGAGCCGTCATCAGCGGCGGTGTTTTTGGAGACCACTGTTCACCCATTTCTGACACGACCATCATATCATCACTCGCAAGTGACTGTGAAGTTGTAGAACATGTTAAAACACAGCTTCCTTATGCTCTTATAAGCGGAGCTGTCGCACTTGTTTTGTTTATAGTTTTCGGATTTACGACTCTAAATAATAGTTGATGGAATAACGCAAATCTTCATCAATATTTTCCATATTTTTAAGCATCCATCTCAAATAACCGGCATCTTCGCGGGCCACTTCTTCAAGACTTTTTCCTTTGTGCTTTCCAAATCTGAATGTTTTGACCAAAATTGGTGTATTGGTTAAATCGACCATCTTTTCAACCGGGTTTTCATTTGGAAACTGTGCTTGGACGATGTCTTTTAGTTTTGAGAGAAAGAGTTTTAATACAAGTACGTCACCAATGGCATCATGGGCTTTTACAACGATACCGAGCGCTTTCGCCTCTTTTTCTTCATCTTTATAAAGTTCCATTTTATAGCGAAAATATTGAAGTCTGTGAGCCTCTTCATCCGGCATAACATGTTTTGCAACTCTAAGGGTATCTATAACTTTCATCTGTGTTTTAAAACCCTCTTTTTCAAGCATAGTAATATCAAAAGGTGCATTATGAATAATGAGATAATTCTCCGACGTGTTCAGCTCTAAAAGTCTTTTATATGCCACCGTTTCCACACAAGGTGGTTTGCCTTCAAGCAAATCAGGTGTAATACCGTGGACTTCCATAGCACCGAACTTAATCGCTACATCAGTTGAACAAAACTCATTGTGAACCTCTATCTCTTTTGCTCCCAAGACCATGTATCCAAGCTGGATGACTCTGTCTTCTTCATTTGTGCCCGTTGTCTCCGTATCTAAAATCACATATTGTTTTGCCATAATAATTTCACTTCTTATTTTTTAGGACATTATATGCTACACTTATAAAAAAGTAGGTTAAAGCTTTGATTGACTCTCCTCTTGTATATCTTTTTACGCTTGCCCTGCTTGTAGCGGCTGTGAGCTTTTTACAAATCAAAACAAAATGGAAATTTTTCAGTTATGTGCCTGTTGTGGTGCTCATTTATGCACTTGCAATGCTGCTTGCTTCTCTGGGTGTGTTTGAGCAAAACAAAGAAATAACAACAATTTATAAACTCACAAAAACAAATTTACTCCCGGCAATGCTTTTTTTAATGCTTTTAGAAGTAGATTTCAAACACTTTTTTAAGCTTGGAAAATCACTTTTGATTGCGTACTCTTTAGCTGCTCTCTCCATTGCATTTTCCTTTATTATCGTTGCCTATATATTTGATTTTAACAAAGAAACTGCCGCCGCTTTTGGAGCACTTGCAGGCAGCTGGATGGGCGGCACGGCAAACATGATAGCCGTCGGGAGTGCTCTACATGTAAGCGAAGATGCTTTTGCATATGCACTTGTCGTGGACAGTGTCAACTATACGCTTTGGGTAATGCTGCTGCTCTTTTTAGTGCCTTTTGCCAAATTTTTTAACAGATTTACAAAAAGTGAAGAGAAGTTGGCATACTTAGACAAAATCGGCTGTGCCTGTTCTATGGGTGCTAAAAGATACTGGCTTTTAATAGTGCTTGCTCTTGGCGCTTCACTGCTGAGTCAACTAGTTGCTTCAAAGCTTGTCATACTCAACACCACGACAAGCATTGTGCTCTTTTCTACACTCTTAGGCGTAATCGGCTCTTTTACAAAATTGCGTTTTATCAACGGCTCAAGTGAAGTGGCAACAACCATGCTCTACATCTTAATAGCCCTCATAGGCTCCCGTGCAGTCATAGAAAACTTCAACGGTCTTGGTATGTATGTTTTAGCAGGTTTCGTTATTTTACTTATTCACGCATTGATAATGCTCGCGGGTGCAAAAATATTCAAACTAGACCTCTTTAGCATCTCAGTCGCCTCTTTAGCAAACATAGGCGGTGTAGCCTCAGCCCCGATTTTAGCAGCAACTTATAACAAAGCACTCGTAAGCATAGGCGTACTTATGGCAATCATGGGGTATTTAATAGGAACGTTCGGCGGGCTTTTGGTTGGGAGTGTTTTATTATATTTTACAACCGCGTCCGGCAATTTCTTCTAGTGTAGATTCTTGAAACATTTTTTGCATTAAATGTTTTGGCTCCATCCATTGATCATGAAGAGCACATTTGCACATACCATTACAAAAACCAATGCCCAAAACACACTGTTCATCTTTAATAGAATCATGAAAAATATCTAAAATTTCACTCACCATAATTTCAGAAGGCGGCTTTGCAAATGAATAACCGCCATCCCTTCCTCTTATGGACACAACCAAACCGGATTTTACTACTTCAGTCATTATTTTAGT includes:
- a CDS encoding exonuclease domain-containing protein → MAKQYVILDTETTGTNEEDRVIQLGYMVLGAKEIEVHNEFCSTDVAIKFGAMEVHGITPDLLEGKPPCVETVAYKRLLELNTSENYLIIHNAPFDITMLEKEGFKTQMKVIDTLRVAKHVMPDEEAHRLQYFRYKMELYKDEEKEAKALGIVVKAHDAIGDVLVLKLFLSKLKDIVQAQFPNENPVEKMVDLTNTPILVKTFRFGKHKGKSLEEVAREDAGYLRWMLKNMENIDEDLRYSINYYLES
- a CDS encoding DUF819 domain-containing protein, with the protein product MIDSPLVYLFTLALLVAAVSFLQIKTKWKFFSYVPVVVLIYALAMLLASLGVFEQNKEITTIYKLTKTNLLPAMLFLMLLEVDFKHFFKLGKSLLIAYSLAALSIAFSFIIVAYIFDFNKETAAAFGALAGSWMGGTANMIAVGSALHVSEDAFAYALVVDSVNYTLWVMLLLFLVPFAKFFNRFTKSEEKLAYLDKIGCACSMGAKRYWLLIVLALGASLLSQLVASKLVILNTTTSIVLFSTLLGVIGSFTKLRFINGSSEVATTMLYILIALIGSRAVIENFNGLGMYVLAGFVILLIHALIMLAGAKIFKLDLFSISVASLANIGGVASAPILAATYNKALVSIGVLMAIMGYLIGTFGGLLVGSVLLYFTTASGNFF
- a CDS encoding RrF2 family transcriptional regulator, with protein sequence MQLSKSAQYAIRILAYMADHKDSKLLNATELSETLLIPYKFLTKIMTEVVKSGLVVSIRGRDGGYSFAKPPSEIMVSEILDIFHDSIKDEQCVLGIGFCNGMCKCALHDQWMEPKHLMQKMFQESTLEEIAGRGCKI